From a single Sander vitreus isolate 19-12246 chromosome 4, sanVit1, whole genome shotgun sequence genomic region:
- the LOC144516122 gene encoding CCN family member 5-like — MDRRDTQLVCSLLLCIITQTWCQQCTGTCQCPPSMPRCPVGVPLMLDSCGCCQACARQEGEACTDRLPCDSHRGLHCDYSASFPGGPGRCVGRNELGCEINDRRLEEGQVFQLSCAQLCHCLGGGVTCVPMCSNDLQRPTEKCSSPQLVRLPGRCCKEWVCDGLDNSISSNPSAVEHTRQDYGGGLSGPSLGSISNCIVWTSDWSPCSHSCGPGVSTRTTNRNWACRLQTETRLCQIRPCQSLQLGLPRLQPGSGVCESSYSSPVSIQLEQQGCWSTRAYRPRFCALTCPEGRCCSPSHTRTVRMLFRCPQGGLSQQQVMMIESCSCSISNCRPSPATAARSVLPWL; from the exons ACGTGGTGCCAACAGTGTACTGGGACATGTCAGTGCCCGCCCAGCATGCCACGCTGCCCTGTTGGTGTTCCTCTGATGTTAGACAGCTGCGGATGCTGCCAGGCATGTGCTAGGCAGGAGGGCGAGGCCTGCACCGACCGGCTGCCCTGTGACAGCCACCGAGGGCTGCACTGCGACTACAGCGCCAGCTTCCCTGGAGGGCCGGGACGATGTGTCG GTCGGAACGAGCTGGGCTGTGAGATAAATGACCGGAGGCTGGAGGAGGGACAGGTATTTCAACTTTCCTGTGCCCAGCTCTGCCACTGCCTGGGGGGAGGGGTGACCTGCGTGCCCATGTGCAGCAATGATCTGCAGAGGCCCACTGAGAAGTGCTCCAGCCCTCAGCTGGTGCGACTCCCAGGGCGCTGCTGCAAAGAGTGGGTGTGTGATGGCCTGGACAACAGCATTTCTTCAAATCCATCAGCAG TAGAGCATACGCGTCAGGACTACGGGGGTGGGCTGTCCGGCCCGTCGCTTGGCTCGATCTCCAACTGTATCGTGTGGACCTCAGACTGGAGCCCCTGCTCCCACAGCTGTGGCCCAGGTGTCTCCACCCGCACCACAAACAGGAACTGGGCTTGTCGCCTGCAGACAGAGACCAGACTGTGCCAGATCAGACCGTGCCAGAGTCTGCAGCTGGGGCTCCCAAGACTGCAGCCG GGTTCGGGGGTGTGCGAGAGCAGCTACAGTTCACCTGTGTCCATTCAGCTGGAACAACAGGGCTGCTGGAGCACCCGAGCCTACCGTCCCAGGTTCTGTGCCTTGACCTGTCCAGAGGGACGCTGCTGCAGCCCCTCACACACCAGGACAGTGCGGATGCTTTTCCGTTGCCCCCAGGGCGGTCTAAGCCAGCAGCAGGTGATGATGATTGAGTCCTGCTCCTGCAGCATCTCTAACTGCCGCCCGTCCCCAGCCACAGCTGCCCGGAGTGTCCTGCCATGGCTGTGA